The following proteins are encoded in a genomic region of Chiroxiphia lanceolata isolate bChiLan1 chromosome 18, bChiLan1.pri, whole genome shotgun sequence:
- the MLEC gene encoding malectin isoform X1, producing the protein MVGAGARGAPLLPPVLLLLPPLLLLRGAAGGIADSVVWAVNAGGDAHVDVNGIHFRKDPLEGRVGRASDYGMKLPILRSNAEDQILYQTERYNEETFGYEVPIKEEGDYVLVLKFAEVYFAQSQQKVFDVRLNGHVVVKDLDIFDRVGHSTAHDEIIPMSIKKGKLSVQGEVSTFTGKLHIEFVKGYYDNPKICALYILQGTVEDVPKLQPHPGLEKKEEDDDEDEYDDGSSVKKQANKNRVQSGPRTPNPYASDNSSLMFPILVAFGVFIPTLFCLCRL; encoded by the exons ATGGTGGGCGCCGGTGCGCGCGGGGCGCCGCTGCTGCCGcccgtgctgctgctgctgccaccgctgctgctgctgcggggcgcggcgggcggcaTCGCCGACAGCGTCGTCTGGGCCGTCAACGCGGGCGGCGATGCCCACGTGGACGTGAACGGCATCCACTTCCGCAAGGACCCGCTCGAGGGCCGCGTGGGCCGAG CTTCTGACTACGGGATGAAGCTGCCGATCCTGCGGTCCAACGCAGAAGACCAGATTCTGTACCAGACCGAGCGCTACAATGAGGAAACCTTTGGCTATGAAGTTCCCATCAAAGAGGAGGGTGACTATGTGCTGGTGTTGAAGTTTGCAGAGGTCTATTTTGCACAGTCTCAACAGAAG GTATTTGATGTTCGCTTGAATGGCCACGTGGTGGTGAAAGACTTGGACATTTTTGACAGAGTtggacacagcacagctcacGATGAGATCATTCCCATGAGTATCAAAAAGGGGAAACTGAGTGTCCAGGGGGAGGTTTCCACGTTCACGGGGAAGCTCCACATTGAGTTTGTAAAG GGCTACTATGACAATCCAAAAATCTGTGCCCTATACATTCTGCAAGGAACAGTGGAAG ATGTCCCAAAGCTGCAACCGCACCCTGGTctggagaaaaaagaggaagatgatgatgaagatgagTATGACGATGGCTCCAGTGTCAAAAAACAGGCAAATAAGAACCGGGTTCAGTCAGGCCCACGCACACCAAACCCCTATGCCTCGGACAACAGCAGCCTCATGTTTCCTATACTGGTGGCCTTTGGTGTCTTCATTCCTACCCTCTTCTGTCTCTGCCGGTTGTGA
- the MLEC gene encoding malectin isoform X2 has protein sequence MKLPILRSNAEDQILYQTERYNEETFGYEVPIKEEGDYVLVLKFAEVYFAQSQQKMSQSCNRTLVWRKKRKMMMKMSMTMAPVSKNRQIRTGFSQAHAHQTPMPRTTAASCFLYWWPLVSSFLPSSVSAGCESKPHSASAQGLGGKELDQTRLLSISPYCS, from the exons ATGAAGCTGCCGATCCTGCGGTCCAACGCAGAAGACCAGATTCTGTACCAGACCGAGCGCTACAATGAGGAAACCTTTGGCTATGAAGTTCCCATCAAAGAGGAGGGTGACTATGTGCTGGTGTTGAAGTTTGCAGAGGTCTATTTTGCACAGTCTCAACAGAAG ATGTCCCAAAGCTGCAACCGCACCCTGGTctggagaaaaaagaggaagatgatgatgaagatgagTATGACGATGGCTCCAGTGTCAAAAAACAGGCAAATAAGAACCGGGTTCAGTCAGGCCCACGCACACCAAACCCCTATGCCTCGGACAACAGCAGCCTCATGTTTCCTATACTGGTGGCCTTTGGTGTCTTCATTCCTACCCTCTTCTGTCTCTGCCGGTTGTGAGAGCAAGCCCCACAGTGCATcagcccaggggctgggagggaaggagttGGACCAAACACGGTTGCTTTCAATTTCTCCATATTGTTcataa